Part of the Sporomusa termitida genome, AAAAACAGAATGATGGTTGTCAGGCGCTTCATGTCCTACCGCCCCCTTTGCGCACTGTCTACGCTATCCCTGTGTATTCAGATCACTCTTTAAATAGGCTTCCAGAAACAAGTCGATCTCTCCGTCCATAACGGCCTGGACATTGCCGGTCTCGGCCGCGGTGCGGTGGTCTTTCACCAGGTTGTAGGGATGAAACACGTAAGAACGGATTTGGCTGCCCCATTCAATCGCCTGATATTCGCCGCCTAATTCCGCTTTCTTATCATCCTGTTTCTGCCGCTCCAGCTCAAACAGCCGCGCCCGCAGCAGGCGCATGCACTGCTCACGGTTTTGAATCTGGGACCGTTCACTCTGACACTGGACAACAACACCGGTAGGCAGATGCGTGATCCGGACCGCCGAGTCCGTTTTGTTGATATGCTGCCCGCCGGCACCGCTGGCCCGGAAGGTATCTACCCGCAAATCAACCGGATTAATGGTAATCTCCACCGAGTCATCAATCTCAGGCATGACGTCAACGGCCGCAAATGAGGTATGCCGGCGGCCGCTGGCATCAAACGGTGAGATACGGACCAGGCGGTGCACGCCCTTTTCGGCTTTTAAATAACCGTAGGCATTGCTGCCGCTGATCATAAGGGTCACACTTTTTACCCCGGCTTCATCACCGGCCAGAAAGTCCAGTGTTTCCACCTTAAAGTTTCGTTTTTCCGCCCAGCGGACATACATGCGGAGCAGCATCTGGGCCCAGTCCTGGGCCTCAGTGCCGCCGGCCCCGGCATGCAGGGTCAAAATGGCATTGTTGCCGTCATATTCCCCGGACAGCATCAGCGTCAGCGCCGCCTGCTCCAGCTCCCGCTCCAGCCCGGCGATACTGGCGGTGATTTCGGTATATACACTCTCGTCAGCCTCTTCAATGCCCAGCTGCCACAGGGTGGCCAGATCGCTGTGACGGACAGCCAGCTCGCGGTGCTGGCCGATACTGTCCTTCAGGCGGGTAACCTCCTGCGCTATTTTCTGCGCTTCCTCAGGCTGTTCCCAGAAAGCCGGATCACTCATCCGATCTTCTAATTCTTCAATACGTTCCGATTTGCCGGCAACGTCAAAGAGAAGCCCTCATTTCCTCAAGCCGGTGGGCCAGGGCCTCAATCGACCCGCGTAAATCCTCTAACAGCACACTCTCACTCTCCTATTTGGCCCCGCAGCAGCGTTTATACTTTTTACCGCTGCCGCAGGGACACAGTTCATTGCGGCCGGTGGTATCGGCATTAACGACAGGCTCGGCCGGCTGGGCCTGCCTGTCGCCCTCTTCCCCGCCGCGGCCGGCCTGGGCCTGCCGCAGATGATCCTCAGGCTGGGCCTGGGAAATAATATTAACCCGGAAGATATAACGGACAATATCTTCCTGTACAGATTCAATCATTTGCTGGAACATATCAAAGCCTTCGAGCTTATACTCAATCAGCGGGTCTTTCTGCCCATAGGCCCGCAAGCCAATCCCCTGCCGCAGCATTTCCATGGCGTCAAGGTGATCCATCCATTTGGCGTCCACAGTTTTGAGCATAACCACTTTTTCCAGTTCGCGCATATTGTCGGGGCCAAACAGGGCCTCCCGGCCGCTGTAGGCGGTGTCGGCCGCTTTCAGCAGCTCTTCTTTGAGCTCTTCCCGGCTCAGAGTGTCAAGCACTTCCACCTTAAGCTCGCCGGCCGGGGCAAAGAAGCCCTCACAGTATTCAATCAGCCCGGCATAATCCCAGTCTTCCGGATACAGCTTTTCATTGGCATACAGGTCCATCCCATGATCGACAAGCTTTTCAATCATATTAAAGATATTTTCTTTCAGATTATCCCCCAGCAGAATTTTCTTCCGCTGACTATAGATAACCTCACGCTGCTGGTTCATTACATTATCATATTCAAGCACATACTTGCGGATGTCAAAATTACGGGCTTCCACCTTTTTCTGGGCTTGCTCAATCGAACGGGTAATCAGCGCATGTTCAATCGGCTCATCTTCCTCCATGCCCAGTTTATCCATAATACCGGCAATATTATCAGAGCCGAACAGGCGCATCAGATCGTCTTCCAGCGACAGGTAAAAACGGGATGACCCCGGGTCCCCCTGGCGTCCGGCCCGGCCGCGCAGCTGGTTATCAATCCGCCGGCTCTCATGCCGTTCAGTCCCGATAATATGCAGCCCGCCCAGGTCGGACACCCCGGCCCCCAGGACAATGTCGGTCCCCCGGCCGGCCATATTGGTCGCAATTGTCACCGCCCCGGCCTGTCCGGCCTGCGCAATAATCTGCGCTTCCATTTCATGGTATTTGGCATTCAGAACATTATGGCGCACACCCTGCTTTTTGAGCATCGCCGACAGATCCTCGGACTGCACAATGGAGGTCGTGCCGACAAGCACCGGCTGGGATTTGCCATGTTTCTCGGCAATCTCGCTGACAACCGCTTTATACTTGGCCCGCTTGGTTTTAAAGATAATATCAGGAAAATCCTGCCGCTGCATCTCCCGGTTCGGGGGAATAACCACAACATCAAGATGATAAATTTTCCGGAATTCAGGCTCTTCGGTCTTGGCAGTACCGGTCATGCCGGCCAGTTTCTTATACATACGGAAATAGTTCTGGAAAGTAATGGTCGCCAGTGTCTGGCTTTCCCGCTCGATTTTTACGCCTTCCTTGGCCTCAATCGCCTGATGCAGACCGTCGGAATAGCGGCGGCCAAACATAAGCCGGCCGGTAAACTCGTCAACAATGATGACTTCACCGTCTTTAACCACATAATCGCGGTCCCGTTTCATCAGGGCATTGGCTTTCAGCGCCTGGTTAAAATGGTGGGACATCTCGATGTTTTCACTTTCATAGAGGTTCTGCACATTAAGCAGCTTTTCCGCTTTCGCCACCCCGGTCTCAGTAGGTGCTACCGTATGGGCTTTCTCGTCAATAGTGTAGTCTTCGCCTTCTGTTAGTTTGGGAACAACCTTCGCCAGTACATAATACATATCTGTCGATTTTTCGCCAGGCCCGGAAATAATCAGCGGTGTCCGCGCTTCATCCACCAGGATACTGTCCACTTCATCGACAATGGAGTAATTGAGCGGCCGCTGCACCATTTGTTCCGGGTAAATAACCATGTTGTCCCGGAGATAGTCAAAGCCAAATTCGTTATTGGTGCCATAGGTGACATCTGCACTGTAGGCCAGTTTGCGTTCATCAAAATCAAGCCCATGGACAATCAGCCCCACAGATAATCCAAGATAACGGTACAGCTTGCCCATCCACTCGCTGTCCCGCTTCGCCAGATAGTCATTAACGGTAACAACATGGACCCCTTTGCCGGTCAGGGCATTCAGGTATACCGGCAGGGTAGCCACCAGGGTTTTCCCCTCGCCGGTACGCATCTCGGCAATTTTACCCTCATGCAGGGTTATGCCGCCTACCATCTGTACATCAAAATGACGCATGGCCAGCACCCGGCGTGACGCTTCCCGCACCACAGCAAACGCCTCCGGCAGCAGCTCATCAATTGTCTGGCCCTTATCAAGGCGGCGCTTAAATTCAGCCGTCCTGGCCGTGAGGGTGGTATCGCTCATGCTCTGAAGCTCAGGTTCAAACGCATTGATTTTTTCCACAAGCAGCATCATGCGTTTGATCTCTTTTTCGTTATCATCACCAAATAAGTTTCGCAAAAATTTAAACAAATTATCACTCCCCGGTAAAACAAAGAATCTTATGTAACAAAGTTCAGACTGCGGTAAACAGTCATAGATATAGTATGTGCCTAATATATGATTTTAACAGATTCCCGGCATAAAGTCAAAAACCGGACAGCCTGGAAAAACGGAAAGAGATTACCCCGCAATGCGGAATAATCTCTCTTTTCAGCCTGTCCTATCCGGCCTGGTGCTGCCCGGGAGTGCTGGGTTTACTGCCTGGGACCGGCTCAATTTCATTGGCTATCCATAAGGGGTTATGATGTTCAGCTTCCTCAATCGTCTGCGTCCCATCCCCAAACATGCATAAAAACTCGCCCCAGTTATAGATACCGAGAAAGATATGGGCAAATACGGATAGTCCGAGGATAATCCCAATCACCAGATGGGCCATATCAAACCAGTACATAACCGCTTTCGGGGCTACAGGCAGGAACGCATATAACGCCCAGCCGGTAACAATTAAGATAATGCCGCCAAAAAACATCATAATCCCCAGCTGCTTCTGACCGGAGTTCATTTTTCCCATCGGCGGTACCGGAATGGTTTTGCCTAACAGCATCTTCTGCGGATAACCGCCGCCAACCAGTAGCCAGTCCTTATCCCGCTGATCCCAGGAAAATATGCGCCGCGTAAAAGCAACAATCCGGTCTAACCCAAATATCGTATAGAGAATACAGGCTATCGTAAGAATGGCGGCCCCAACAATATGGATCTGCATCAGCAGGTTTTGCAGATCATCACCAAATGGCTTCAGCCAGATAAAAAATCCGGTGATTGCCGCCGGTAAAAAACCGAGAATCAACCCCCAGTGAAATAGCCGCGAGATAAGTGGGTGCTTCAGTACCCGCGGGCCGTGTTCATCATGATGGCTCATCAGTCTATCCCTCCTACACCAGCTTAGTCCGGTTTACATATTTAGTTAGTATGAAAGAGTTCCTCGGCCAAATGGCTGAGCGGATTGTGGGCAAATTTTTTGTAGACATCGGTAACCGCCTGATTGTTGTGGCTTTGGCGGATCTTAGCCTTTTCATCATCTTTATATATGCCCTGGGCGCGCATTTTAATGTACTTGGTACGGTCCTGCACCAAGTCTGTGGCCACATACGCCCCGGTCCAGAGAACGGCGCCGGCCACGCCAACGATTCCTAAAAACTCACGCCGCGTAACCTTGACGGCTTTTTCCACATAATCATATCGTGCCATGTTGTCCCCTCCTTATGCCCAAGGCAGTACGGCCTTGGCTTTATCAAGCCATGAAGTACCCATCGGATTTATCGGCTGGCCACCACCGTTGACACAGCCGCCGGGACAGTTCATGATTTCGATGAAGTGATACGGTGACTTGCCGGCTTGCACCTCATCCAGCAGCGGTTTTACATTCTGTTTTGTGCCATGGGCTACGGCTACATTCAAGGTAACCGCGCTGCCGGTCTTGGCATCTTTCAGGGTAACAGCGGCTTCTTTTACGCCCTGGAGACCCCGTACCGGTTTAAATTCCAGCACATCCAGCTCTGTACCGGTGATAACAAAATAGGCTGTCCGCAGCGCAGCCTCCATTACACCGCCGGTATTGGCAAAGATGGTAGCCGCCCCGCTGTACTGAGCCAAAGGGTTGTCTTGATCACTATACTCCGCCACAGTCCGGACATTGATGTTCAGTTTTTTAAACAGGCGGGCCAGATCTCTGGTTGTGAGCACTACATCAATATCAGGATAGTCGCCTGATTGTCCCTGAGTTTGCCAATAGTGGGCGGCGCTGTGGAACTCAGGGCGCGAGGCCTCAAACTTTTTCGCAGTACAGGGCATAATCCCCACCATAAATACGTCCGCCGGCGCTACCTGCCATATCTCGGCCGCACCATAGGTTTTCCCCAGGGCGCCGGCCATCATCATCGGCGACTTGGCCGAGGACATATGGGGCAGCAGCTCCGGGTAATACAGCTCGGCATAGGTGACCCAGGCCGGGCAGCAGGAAGTAAACTGCGGCAATGGTCCTAAGTGATGCGCTGTCGGCTCACCCAGGGCATAGTGCCGGATCTTGGCGATCAGCTCCATTCCCTCTTCCATAATGGTCTGATCGGCCGTAAAGTTAGTGTCCAGAACCTTAAAACCAGCCTCTTTCATAGCCCCATACAGCTTTTCGGTAACCAGGCTGCCCGGCTCCATCCCAAACTCTTCCCCAATAGCGACGCGAACGGCCGGCGCTATTGTTCCCACTACCGTCACCTGCTTGTTCTTAAGCTTGTCGATCACCTGGTCCACGACGTCCACAGTATCCTGGGGCGCGCCGAAGGGACAGTTGATAAGACATTGACCACAAGACACACATTTTTCGCCGTCAATCTTATGTATGGCTCCATATTTACCCTCGATAGCATCGGTTGGGCAAAAAGCCTTACACGAATCACAGCCCTTGCATGTCTTGCGGTCAATTTCAATAATGCCGGTTTTTTCCTGTGCTTGAAAACCTTTCAAGACAAAACCTCCTCACCATAAAAATAATAATTAGTCCTTGAAACCGGGGAACTTTGTGAAAATTGGAACAATTTCGGCCCGTTGAATTGCTATGATTATATAAATACCTGCTATAACTGTAAATTATAAAATAGGTCTTGTCAATATTACGGACTTGTATCTGTAAGTTATTTATTTCACTACAAAGAAAAATCGCTTAGAAGTTTAATTTTTAGCCTCAGCGTGCATACTAATATAAAAGGTTATAGGGGTTTATCATCTGGGAGGGTTACCATGAGCCGTGATGTTTTAAATATACTGGATATTGCCGGCCAGCTTGCCGACCTGAAGGATGTCGATTACAGGAATACCCTGGCAATCGCCGTGCTTATTGAGCTGCTGATTGAAAAAGGCCTGTTCACCAGACAGGAATTTATGAAAAAGTCCCGGGAAATGGAGTCGGCATCGTTGGCCGAGATTATTCTGAAACGCCGTTCGGAGATACAAAGCCAGCGGCAAATGTAAAGGGGCTGTCGCCTAGCGAGCCCTCACAGCAAACAAACGACGGCCACCGGCAGCAGCCGGAAGCCGTCGTTTGTTGTAAAAGCAGGTTTGTGAAATACCAGCAATTACAGCTGGCTTAGACAAGCAGCGGGAGTGGCGCAAGCTGCTGCAGCCCTACCGGTGCAGGCAGGTCATAAGCTCCCGGCGGATCTGGCGGCTGTCCCGCAACCCCTGCCGGTAGGCAATTTCCGCCGCCTGCCCGGACTCCAGCGCCGTGAGTGCCTCGAAATCCATGACCAAACCGGTCATTTCCGGCTGCTGGGCCTTCAGGGCCCGGGCCAGTACCAGCAGCTTGCCCAGGGCGGCACTGACCTCGGCGGCGGTTTTACTGTAGCGGGCATCGTGGGTGCCGGCCAGGTTGAGGATCTGGTCCACCCTGGTAAACACGTACTGGTCAAAAACCTCGCTCAACAGCCTGGTCAGCATAACCCCACCCGCCTGTCCGGGCCGGGGCCGGCGCCGGCAGCCGGCGGCCCGGCGGGCAGCGGTGTCACGGCGGCGGACAGCGGGGAGCGCTGGCCGGAACCGGGTTCTTTGTTGGTCAAACAATTTTATCCCCCCTATACTTAGGCCGGGGCAGAAGGCTGCAGGCCCTGCCGCCGGCTGTTTACAGGGGGAAATTAAAAGAACGCAGGCGCAGGCTTTACCCTACACATGCGTTCTGCTTCGATAACTGCTACAGCCCCAATACCAAATAAGCCGGCTATACCCGGCTCGACAGCAAGGCGGTCAAAGCGGTAAGTCAGGGCTGGCCCTGCTGCTGCCAATTGGCTGAGGAGAGAAGGAATGATTTGCTGCATCGTCGCACTAACAGCCCGGCGCCGCCGGCAACGTCCCTTCTTATACCCGCGTCCCCCCGCTTGTGCTGGGGCAGAAACGCGGTGTATAATAGAAATGTCGTCGTGGACAGCTTGACTGTTACGTGTAGGTGTTATGGCACCTTGCGCGGGCCTGGAAGTGCTTCCAACACTTTCAGGTCACGGCGACTTTTAATTTCCACCTATTTCTAATTATAGCCTGTTTGCGGGGAATTGCAAGTAAAGTTACGCTGTTTCCCGGTTCTGGGCATAAGAAAAACCGCGGGCACGGTCTTTTGGCTTTGCGCATAGCAGATAATCCTGGACAGCAAGGGGATGGGCTTACTTTTGGCATTGCCCCAAAGTAACCAAAAGGTCTAGGCCCGGAGCCTCCAAAAGCTGAAAAGCCGGGCGGTATTCCTAAAATCCGCAAACTCGCTACGCGCTCAAACAGTGCGGATTTCTTAACGGCATACCGCCCGGCTTTTCTCCTGCGGACCGCTTTTTCCGGCAATGGCCGGGGGGTACCGGGGTTGCGGGGCCGCCATTTCCTTGCGCAAGCCGGACATTGACCTTGACTGCCCTTATTTTATAAGGACTTTCAGCCTCTTATAAATTCCGATACATTAAAAAAAGCGGCCGCCAGGCGTTTTTTTCAAAACGCCTGGCGGCACGCGCCCTGCTGGCCACTATTTAAATTCAGGTTCAATCAGACCGTACTGCCCGTCTTTCCGGCGGTATACGACATTAACCTCTTCCGTGTCTGCATTCATAAAAACGAAGAAATCATGGTTGATGAGGTTCATCTGCATAACAGCCTCATCGGCACTCATCGGCTTAACAGCAAAGCGTTTGGTTTTAACAATGCTGAACTCGTCTTCGCTGTCCAGGTGAGCTGCCGGCGATGCAGTCAGTATCAAATCAGTTTTAAAGCTGCCGCTTTTCAGCTTACGGGATAGTTTGGTTTTATATTTCTCAATTTGTTTTTCCAGTTTTTCAATAACCAAGTCAATAGAAGCGTACATATCGTTCGTAGATTCTTCACCCCGGAGGAGTATGCCGTTGATAGGCACCGTAACCTCGACAATGTGCCGGCCTTTATTAACAGTGAGGATTGCAGTAATCTCGCCTGTGCTGGCACCATCGAAGTATTTAGTGACTTTACCAACGCGTTTGGCGACATAGTCTTTTAGTGCAGGTGTAATCTCAATATTTTTTCCACGTACTGTAATTGCCATACTACCCATCCCCTTTCCTGATCCTATATATCTAATATTCCCCATTTGCCGAAAAATTCCTTTCAAAAAATTCATACTTTAAATTTTTCTGTAATTTTTTTTACATAATTCCCGAAATTTAGGCATATCAGTACTAGAAAACACGGCGTGCGCCGCGCCGTGGGCGAAAGCGTAAGCCGATGCTGCCCTTATTCAGGGAAAGCTATACTTTCTGGCAGGATAAAAAATTAAAACCCGGCGACAGTATTGTCGCCGGGTATGATTTATGTTGTTTATAGGTCTTATTGCGCTTTATAGACGTTGCTGGCTTGCGGTCCGCGCGCACCGTCAACGATTTCAAATTCAACTTGCTGGCCTTCATTCAGGGTCTTAAAGCCTTGATCCTGAATAGCCGAGAAATGCACGAACACGTCGCCGCCATCTTCTCGCTCAATGAATCCGTAACCTTTTTCTGCGCTGAACCACTTAACTTTACCAATCATGTGAAACTCCTCCTAAGATAAACTACAGACCGCTTTTTGCAGTCACAAGTGGAAGTATAACATATATTTACAGCAATGTCAACGCGACCACCTGGCAGGAGTCTACAGGATCTTAGACAGGAAAGCCTGGGTCCGCTCTTCGCGGGCGTGCAAAAAGATTTCGTCCGGCGTGCCTTCCTCGACAATCCGGCCTTCGTCCATAAACAGCACCCGGTCGCCAACCTCGCGGGCAAATCCCATTTCATGGGTGACGACAGCCATGGTCATCCCTTCATGGGCCAGGGTCTTCATTACATCCAGCACCTCTTTGATCATCTCCGGATCAAGGGCTGAGGTAGGTTCGTCAAACAACATCACTTTCGGCTTCATGGCCAGGGCCCGGGCAATGGCTACCCGTTGCTGCTGGCCGCCGGACAACTGCTCGGGGTAAACCCGGGCTTTATCGGCAAGCCCCACTTTTTCCAGCAGGTTAAAGGCGACCTTTTCCGCCTCAGCCCGCGATAAATTCCGGACTTTGACCGGGGCCAGCGAGATATTGTCCAATACCGTCATATGCGGGAAAAGGTTAAACCGCTGGAAAACCATGCCCACTTCTTCCCGGACTTTATTGATATTCGCCTCATTGGTAAGCGGGATGCCGTCAACCGTAATCTCGCCCTCAGTCGGCTGTTCCAGATAGTTGATACAGCGCAGCAGGGTACTCTTGCCGGAGCCGCTGGGACCGATAATAACAACAACCTCCTGTTCGCTGATATGAGTGGTTACACCCTTCAGAACATGCAGCTTGCCAAATTTTTTATGCAGATCCTTAATGCTTATCATCAGTCTTGTACCTCCGCTCAAGATAATCCACAAGGCGGGATATGGTAAAGGTCATTACCAGATAAATAAAGGCTACTGTCAGCCAGATTTCAAAAGAGCCATAGGTCCGGGCAATAATAAGCTGGCCGCGCCGTGTAAGCTCCTCAAAGCCGATTACCGACACCAGGGAGGAGTCCTTAAGCATGGCAATAAACTCGTTGCCCAGCGGCGGAATAATGCGTTTAAAGGCCTGCGGCAAAATGATATAGCGCATCGTCTGCGCCCAGGTCATGCCCAGTGAACGGCCGGCCTCCATTTGTCCTTTGTCAATGGACTGAATCCCGGCCCGGAAGATCTCGGCCACATAAGCGCCGCTGTTAACACTACAGGCGGTGATGGCGGCAATAAAGGGGTCAATCCGCTGGCCAACCACCAGCGGCAGGGCAAAATAAATCAGAAAAATCTGGACCAACAGCGGCGTTCCCCGGATAAAGTCTACGTACAAGGCAGCAAGTGTTTTCACAGGCCAGAGCGTGGACAGGCGGGCCATCCCGACAAACATCCCGATCAGCAGGCCAAAACCAACACTAAGCGCCGAAATCTGCACTGTAACCCCGGCCCCCATCAGGAGCAGCGGAA contains:
- the prfB gene encoding peptide chain release factor 2 (programmed frameshift), translating into MLLEDLRGSIEALAHRLEEMRASLDVAGKSERIEELEDRMSDPAFWEQPEEAQKIAQEVTRLKDSIGQHRELAVRHSDLATLWQLGIEEADESVYTEITASIAGLERELEQAALTLMLSGEYDGNNAILTLHAGAGGTEAQDWAQMLLRMYVRWAEKRNFKVETLDFLAGDEAGVKSVTLMISGSNAYGYLKAEKGVHRLVRISPFDASGRRHTSFAAVDVMPEIDDSVEITINPVDLRVDTFRASGAGGQHINKTDSAVRITHLPTGVVVQCQSERSQIQNREQCMRLLRARLFELERQKQDDKKAELGGEYQAIEWGSQIRSYVFHPYNLVKDHRTAAETGNVQAVMDGEIDLFLEAYLKSDLNTQG
- the secA gene encoding preprotein translocase subunit SecA; its protein translation is MFKFLRNLFGDDNEKEIKRMMLLVEKINAFEPELQSMSDTTLTARTAEFKRRLDKGQTIDELLPEAFAVVREASRRVLAMRHFDVQMVGGITLHEGKIAEMRTGEGKTLVATLPVYLNALTGKGVHVVTVNDYLAKRDSEWMGKLYRYLGLSVGLIVHGLDFDERKLAYSADVTYGTNNEFGFDYLRDNMVIYPEQMVQRPLNYSIVDEVDSILVDEARTPLIISGPGEKSTDMYYVLAKVVPKLTEGEDYTIDEKAHTVAPTETGVAKAEKLLNVQNLYESENIEMSHHFNQALKANALMKRDRDYVVKDGEVIIVDEFTGRLMFGRRYSDGLHQAIEAKEGVKIERESQTLATITFQNYFRMYKKLAGMTGTAKTEEPEFRKIYHLDVVVIPPNREMQRQDFPDIIFKTKRAKYKAVVSEIAEKHGKSQPVLVGTTSIVQSEDLSAMLKKQGVRHNVLNAKYHEMEAQIIAQAGQAGAVTIATNMAGRGTDIVLGAGVSDLGGLHIIGTERHESRRIDNQLRGRAGRQGDPGSSRFYLSLEDDLMRLFGSDNIAGIMDKLGMEEDEPIEHALITRSIEQAQKKVEARNFDIRKYVLEYDNVMNQQREVIYSQRKKILLGDNLKENIFNMIEKLVDHGMDLYANEKLYPEDWDYAGLIEYCEGFFAPAGELKVEVLDTLSREELKEELLKAADTAYSGREALFGPDNMRELEKVVMLKTVDAKWMDHLDAMEMLRQGIGLRAYGQKDPLIEYKLEGFDMFQQMIESVQEDIVRYIFRVNIISQAQPEDHLRQAQAGRGGEEGDRQAQPAEPVVNADTTGRNELCPCGSGKKYKRCCGAK
- a CDS encoding cytochrome b/b6 domain-containing protein, with translation MSHHDEHGPRVLKHPLISRLFHWGLILGFLPAAITGFFIWLKPFGDDLQNLLMQIHIVGAAILTIACILYTIFGLDRIVAFTRRIFSWDQRDKDWLLVGGGYPQKMLLGKTIPVPPMGKMNSGQKQLGIMMFFGGIILIVTGWALYAFLPVAPKAVMYWFDMAHLVIGIILGLSVFAHIFLGIYNWGEFLCMFGDGTQTIEEAEHHNPLWIANEIEPVPGSKPSTPGQHQAG
- a CDS encoding iron hydrogenase small subunit, whose translation is MARYDYVEKAVKVTRREFLGIVGVAGAVLWTGAYVATDLVQDRTKYIKMRAQGIYKDDEKAKIRQSHNNQAVTDVYKKFAHNPLSHLAEELFHTN
- a CDS encoding [FeFe] hydrogenase, group A, which codes for MKGFQAQEKTGIIEIDRKTCKGCDSCKAFCPTDAIEGKYGAIHKIDGEKCVSCGQCLINCPFGAPQDTVDVVDQVIDKLKNKQVTVVGTIAPAVRVAIGEEFGMEPGSLVTEKLYGAMKEAGFKVLDTNFTADQTIMEEGMELIAKIRHYALGEPTAHHLGPLPQFTSCCPAWVTYAELYYPELLPHMSSAKSPMMMAGALGKTYGAAEIWQVAPADVFMVGIMPCTAKKFEASRPEFHSAAHYWQTQGQSGDYPDIDVVLTTRDLARLFKKLNINVRTVAEYSDQDNPLAQYSGAATIFANTGGVMEAALRTAYFVITGTELDVLEFKPVRGLQGVKEAAVTLKDAKTGSAVTLNVAVAHGTKQNVKPLLDEVQAGKSPYHFIEIMNCPGGCVNGGGQPINPMGTSWLDKAKAVLPWA
- the hpf gene encoding ribosome hibernation-promoting factor, HPF/YfiA family is translated as MAITVRGKNIEITPALKDYVAKRVGKVTKYFDGASTGEITAILTVNKGRHIVEVTVPINGILLRGEESTNDMYASIDLVIEKLEKQIEKYKTKLSRKLKSGSFKTDLILTASPAAHLDSEDEFSIVKTKRFAVKPMSADEAVMQMNLINHDFFVFMNADTEEVNVVYRRKDGQYGLIEPEFK
- a CDS encoding cold shock domain-containing protein, with amino-acid sequence MIGKVKWFSAEKGYGFIEREDGGDVFVHFSAIQDQGFKTLNEGQQVEFEIVDGARGPQASNVYKAQ
- a CDS encoding amino acid ABC transporter ATP-binding protein, with product MISIKDLHKKFGKLHVLKGVTTHISEQEVVVIIGPSGSGKSTLLRCINYLEQPTEGEITVDGIPLTNEANINKVREEVGMVFQRFNLFPHMTVLDNISLAPVKVRNLSRAEAEKVAFNLLEKVGLADKARVYPEQLSGGQQQRVAIARALAMKPKVMLFDEPTSALDPEMIKEVLDVMKTLAHEGMTMAVVTHEMGFAREVGDRVLFMDEGRIVEEGTPDEIFLHAREERTQAFLSKIL
- a CDS encoding amino acid ABC transporter permease, producing the protein MNFDFDLIIRSFPLLLMGAGVTVQISALSVGFGLLIGMFVGMARLSTLWPVKTLAALYVDFIRGTPLLVQIFLIYFALPLVVGQRIDPFIAAITACSVNSGAYVAEIFRAGIQSIDKGQMEAGRSLGMTWAQTMRYIILPQAFKRIIPPLGNEFIAMLKDSSLVSVIGFEELTRRGQLIIARTYGSFEIWLTVAFIYLVMTFTISRLVDYLERRYKTDDKH